The following proteins come from a genomic window of Lolium rigidum isolate FL_2022 chromosome 5, APGP_CSIRO_Lrig_0.1, whole genome shotgun sequence:
- the LOC124655814 gene encoding transcription termination factor MTERF15, mitochondrial-like, producing the protein MAFALRATQRRLPRSLHYINPFSTSASASSHDLRELLRIQRILSDPTTTTQPPQTQEHPRGAAAATDLHHLLHRTAGLTTADATSLLRRIPNTHRLGRLLQELRGLRLPADEIKNVLKSDPDGVLSMEPGEPSRLVEILDELRCREPVKDRLLSDGVLRAAIATRRRVELLHERGLSRRDALRVLSVEPRAILYSLEDVERKVEFLVSRMGFQIGWLVEYPEFLGVNLDRWIIPRHNVVEYLESVGGLGDPIEMKHYVRLSRLRFYNMFVKPYPECERIFGGLVRERKNEVRPRHPVGLWKLFKPTKYKSTEEDVKHMKLTVESLH; encoded by the coding sequence ATGGCTTTCGCTCTACGGGCCACTCAACGCCGCCTCCCGCGCTCTCTCCACTACATCAATCCcttctccacctccgcctccgcctcatcTCACGACCTCCGCGAGCTCCTCCGCATCCAACGCATCCTCAGTGATCCCACAACAACCACCCAGCCCCCGCAAACCCAAGAACACCCACgaggtgccgccgccgccaccgacctGCACCATCTGCTCCACCGCACGGCCGGCCTCACCACCGCTGACGCCACCTCCCTCCTCCGTCGCATCCCTAACACCCACCGCCTGGGCCGCCTTCTCCAAGAACTTCGTGGCCTGCGCCTCCCGGCGGACGAGATCAAGAACGTCCTCAAGTCCGATCCCGACGGGGTTCTCTCCATGGAGCCCGGCGAGCCGTCCCGCCTCGTAGAGATCCTCGACGAGCTCCGCTGCCGGGAACCTGTCAAGGACCGGCTACTCTCTGACGGCGTACTCCGCGCCGCAATCGCCACGAGGCGGCGGGTGGAGCTCCTGCACGAGCGCGGGCTGAGCCGGCGGGATGCGCTGAGGGTGCTCTCTGTCGAGCCTCGGGCGATTCTATATAGCCTAGAGGATGTGGAGAGGAAGGTGGAGTTCTTGGTGAGCAGGATGGGGTTTCAGATTGGTTGGCTGGTGGAGTACCCGGAGTTCTTGGGGGTGAATCTCGACAGGTGGATCATCCCGCGGCACAATGTGGTGGAGTACCTGGAATCGGTGGGCGGGCTTGGGGACCCCATTGAGATGAAGCATTATGTGAGATTAAGCCGTCTCAGGTTCTACAATATGTTTGTGAAGCCATACCCGGAGTGCGAAAGGATTTTCGGAGGGCTGGTCAGGGAGAGGAAGAATGAGGTGAGGCCGAGACATCCTGTGGGACTGTGGAAGTTGTTTAAGCCGACAAAGTATAAGAGCACTGAGGAGGACGTGAAGCACATGAAGTTGACGGTTGAATCACTTCATTAG